Proteins found in one Zea mays cultivar B73 chromosome 1, Zm-B73-REFERENCE-NAM-5.0, whole genome shotgun sequence genomic segment:
- the LOC100382316 gene encoding uncharacterized protein, which yields MKFAKSILATSIHARTSVHSSVLVFLADAVEKQPREEFHVRWGGAAPGRVGGDSAHAHMYLPRSRVAGPATLPVSSRRVGHLSAQQRVAWHRTT from the exons ATGAAGTTTGCCAAATCCATCTTGGCGACCTCCATTCATGCTAGAACAAGTGTGCATAGTTCTGTGCTTGTTTT CCTCGCTGATGCGGTTGAGAAGCAACCAAGGGAGGAGTTCCACGTGAGATGGGGAGGAGCAGCCCCTGGTCGAGTAGGTGGCGACAGTGCCCATGCTCACATGTATCTGCCACGCAGCCGCGTCGCCGGTCCAGCCACGTTGCCGGTCTCATCACGCCGCGTTGGGCACCTGAGCGCACAACAGCGAGTCGCATGGCACCGGACGACATGA
- the LOC103643953 gene encoding pentatricopeptide repeat-containing protein At3g49730 — protein sequence MRCTLSAPLRRCLSSTGAADPSLVSSAEHAYRLLRRHHSDPQRLSAALSASGLDASSPHLLDAVLRRCGAASSLALHFFHWCSPSLPSPLPSSLALLAKSFSRASSAPSPSLLAPLPSQLLGPSLLCPVLRRLPQPRLLPFALSLLSARPDHDQPALFLSLLESLSKAGHVLTAEQLVEELQPRLPLSLRHYTALLYGWCRQGKLDEAKHVLARMKAADVALDVVVFNTLLAGFVAEGRFEDAFELAGQMEQRGCPPNAVSYTTLIQGLGARGRVDEAMRVFVEMRRKGCAPDAVTYGTLVNTFCKAGKISQGYEFLDAMSRDGLRVDAAVYHGFFVAHEKKEQLEECLELMERMRECRCPPDLKIYNVVIRLACRLGETKQAMTLWNEMESAGLSPVVDTFAIVVSGLVGQGLLIEACSYFKDMVGRGLFVVPQYGVLKDLLNALVRDEKLELAKDVWKCIVSKGCELNVSAWTIWIHALFAKKHVKEACLYCLDMLEAGLMPQPDTFAKLMKGLKKLYNRQIAAEITEKVRKMAEERHVSFKMYKRRGVRDLEEKLKAKRRGQKKRHLRQPGHGQSSRDAGNLDASDEVEFSG from the coding sequence ATGCGGTGCACCCTCTCCGCCCCTCTCCGGCGCTGTCTCTCCTCCACCGGCGCCGCCGATCCTAGCCTAGTCTCTTCAGCTGAGCATGCGTACCGGCTCCTCCGCCGCCACCACTCCGACCCGCAGAGGCTCTCCGCCGCGCTGTCCGCGTCGGGTCTCGACGCCTCCTCGCCGCACCTCCTCGACGCCGTCCTCCGCCGCTGTGGCGCTGCCTCCTCCCTCGCGCTGCACTTCTTCCACTGGTGCTCCCCGTCGCTGCCCTCGCCGCTCCCGTCCTCCCTAGCGCTCCTCGCCAAGTCCTTCTCCCGCGCCTCCTCCGCGCCGTCCCCGTCCCTACTCGCGCCGCTCCCCTCTCAACTCCTTGGCCCCTCCCTCCTCTGCCCCGTCCTGCGCCGCCTCCCGCAACCGCGCCTCCTGCCGTTCGCGCTCTCACTACTCTCCGCCCGCCCCGACCACGACCAGCCCGCCCTCTTTCTTTCCCTCCTCGAGTCCCTCTCCAAGGCCGGCCACGTCCTCACCGCCGAGCAGCTTGTCGAGGAGCTCCAGCCCCGGCTCCCGCTTTCGCTCCGCCACTATACGGCCTTGCTCTACGGATGGTGCCGTCAGGGCAAGCTCGACGAGGCCAAGCACGTGCTCGCTCGCATGAAGGCTGCGGATGTTGCCCTTGACGTCGTCGTATTTAACACCCTGCTCGCTGGCTTCGTCGCGGAAGGGAGATTCGAGGACGCGTTCGAGCTGGCGGGGCAGATGGAGCAGCGTGGCTGTCCACCGAACGCGGTGTCGTACACCACCCTGATTCAGGGGCTTGGCGCGAGGGGGAGAGTTGATGAGGCCATGCGCGTGTTTGTGGAAATGCGAAGGAAGGGGTGCGCGCCCGATGCTGTCACGTACGGCACCCTGGTTAACACGTTTTGCAAGGCTGGCAAGATATCCCAGGGGTACGAGTTCTTGGATGCTATGTCGAGGGATGGCCTGCGGGTGGACGCTGCCGTGTACCATGGTTTCTTTGTAGCACACGAGAAGAAGGAGCAGCTTGAGGAGTGCTTGGAGCTGATGGAGAGGATGCGGGAGTGCCGGTGTCCACCAGATCTCAAGATATACAATGTGGTGATTCGGTTGGCCTGCAGGCTTGGGGAGACCAAGCAAGCCATGACATTGTGGAATGAGATGGAAAGTGCTGGGCTCAGTCCTGTGGTCGATACATTTGCTATCGTGGTGAGTGGCCTTGTTGGGCAGGGTTTGCTGATTGAGGCATGTAGTTATTTTAAAGACATGGTTGGGAGGGGGCTCTTTGTGGTACCGCAATATGGGGTGCTGAAGGACCTCCTCAATGCGTTGGTCAGAGATGAGAAACTTGAGCTTGCAAAGGATGTTTGGAAATGTATTGTGAGCAAAGGCTGTGAGCTCAATGTGAGTGCATGGACTATCTGGATTCATGCACTGTTTGCGAAGAAACATGTCAAGGAGGCCTGCCTGTATTGCTTAGACATGCTAGAGGCAGGACTGATGCCACAGCCTGACACATTTGCAAAGTTGATGAAGGGGCTGAAGAAGTTGTACAACCGTCAGATTGCTGCTGAGATTACTGAGAAGGTTAGGAAGATGGCGGAGGAGAGACATGTTAGCTTTAAGATGTATAAGAGACGTGGGGTGAGGGATCTTGAAGAGAAACTCAAGGCAAAGAGGAGAGGACAGAAAAAGAGGCATCTGCGGCAGCCTGGTCATGGTCAGTCTAGTAGGGATGCTGGCAATTTGGATGCTTCTGATGAAGTAGAATTTTCCGGCTAA